Proteins encoded within one genomic window of Companilactobacillus sp.:
- a CDS encoding ATP-binding protein, with product MKLIKVKIYGFGKWVNQEFSIDPDYQIVFGHNEAGKTTFLNFIKSILFGFATARGANKYQQYKPKNGNAYGGELTFQDDQGIEWLVKRVGGKAEGELSLFRDSQLVPNALLDKITAGFSKDDFESTHVIDEQNIRSIYDLDSQTLETQILSLGAAGSRRWLQTAEELNSDSEEVYKPRGSKQPLAKSIKRYQQLQLEKNNFEDQQTQYREITQKLSVLKNSLEDSNKELSDLRTKQTRIHELVDKLPKYRQYQGLNRDFVQSDQSISDTDWDDFLKLDQQIKTLQISQKQQSENQISQAEKQTLDNYYSNQADIDYLNNRRIDLQNNVFDNRQLQQRLRKSDFETDQLMEQHSNLTDQMTLLSDEELKLIGKQSKSTVNLPIVSVGLISLILILFLPMTFKIIFGIIFLLAIGYGIYQYKLVNDNNQKIARVTNEILEKHHFAGKSIEEVQQLQPLIMQLNQQKLEQFELDKKLSESDKELNKWKNLLYQIGILDQNLSQPDFIPVIDQYFQHLNEVKTKQEMLDQDQVNRAQHLQSNELNLTDLQHRMQTLLGNYSVSSASEFEQKYELQRSQQQQIQQFDSIKEYLGNDLETFEKIPDANQLTDKSHEIDQSVESVTAQQNELLTKKGYLESSLKQVFNDQAYQRVIDELTQVKAELVNQYDEWLADKLASNWIKSMLNLASQNRYPKMIKRAVGFFTTLTNGNYIDINMNNTNTLSLMRKDKTIFDVHELSKATTVQLYIALRLAFVIEISDVVDLPILIDDAFVDFDQERSDTVYKLIRDVSKDNQVIFVTANLDPKLSQEHVLSFEGDKNNG from the coding sequence ATAATGAAGCTGGGAAAACGACATTTTTGAATTTCATCAAAAGTATTTTATTTGGTTTCGCGACTGCTCGTGGAGCCAATAAATATCAGCAGTATAAGCCCAAAAATGGCAATGCCTATGGCGGTGAGTTGACCTTTCAAGATGATCAAGGAATCGAGTGGTTAGTCAAAAGAGTTGGTGGTAAAGCTGAAGGAGAGTTGTCCCTGTTTAGAGACTCTCAATTAGTTCCGAATGCACTGTTGGATAAAATCACTGCTGGGTTTAGCAAGGATGATTTCGAATCAACGCACGTGATCGATGAACAAAATATACGCTCCATTTACGATCTAGATTCCCAAACTCTCGAGACACAAATACTTTCATTAGGAGCCGCGGGAAGTCGACGGTGGCTACAAACTGCTGAAGAGTTAAATTCAGACAGCGAAGAAGTTTATAAACCACGCGGGTCGAAACAACCTTTGGCAAAATCGATCAAACGATATCAACAATTACAGCTCGAGAAGAATAATTTTGAAGATCAACAAACGCAATATCGAGAGATCACTCAAAAATTATCGGTCTTAAAAAATAGTCTAGAAGATTCAAATAAAGAATTATCTGATCTTCGAACCAAACAGACTAGAATACACGAGTTAGTCGATAAGCTTCCTAAATATCGGCAATACCAAGGACTAAATCGAGATTTTGTTCAGTCAGATCAGTCGATTTCTGACACCGATTGGGACGATTTCTTGAAATTGGATCAACAGATCAAAACGTTGCAGATATCACAGAAGCAGCAGTCAGAAAATCAGATCAGTCAAGCTGAAAAGCAAACGTTAGATAACTATTACTCTAATCAAGCAGATATCGATTATTTGAACAATCGACGAATTGACCTACAAAATAATGTTTTTGACAATCGTCAATTGCAACAACGGTTGCGCAAATCTGATTTTGAGACAGATCAATTGATGGAACAACATTCGAATTTAACTGATCAAATGACGCTTTTATCTGACGAAGAATTAAAATTGATCGGCAAACAATCTAAATCAACCGTGAATCTTCCGATAGTATCAGTTGGATTGATCTCGTTGATATTAATCTTATTTTTGCCAATGACGTTCAAGATTATTTTTGGAATTATTTTTTTATTAGCAATTGGATACGGCATCTATCAATATAAATTGGTCAACGATAACAATCAGAAAATTGCCAGAGTAACGAATGAGATTTTGGAAAAGCATCATTTTGCTGGAAAATCCATTGAAGAGGTCCAACAATTACAACCACTGATCATGCAATTGAATCAGCAAAAACTGGAACAATTTGAATTAGATAAGAAGCTCTCTGAAAGCGACAAAGAATTGAACAAATGGAAGAATTTGTTATATCAAATTGGGATTTTAGATCAGAATTTAAGTCAACCTGATTTTATCCCAGTAATTGATCAGTATTTTCAACATTTGAATGAAGTCAAAACAAAACAGGAAATGTTAGATCAGGATCAAGTAAATCGAGCTCAGCATTTACAATCAAACGAATTGAATCTGACCGACCTTCAACATAGAATGCAGACGTTATTGGGGAATTATTCAGTTAGCTCTGCGAGTGAATTTGAGCAAAAATATGAATTGCAACGAAGTCAGCAACAACAAATTCAACAGTTTGATTCGATCAAGGAATATCTTGGAAATGATTTGGAGACTTTTGAAAAAATACCTGATGCCAACCAGTTAACAGATAAGTCACATGAAATCGATCAATCAGTGGAATCCGTTACGGCTCAACAAAATGAATTACTGACGAAAAAAGGATACTTGGAAAGTTCGTTAAAACAAGTTTTTAATGATCAAGCATATCAACGTGTGATCGATGAGTTGACTCAGGTCAAGGCAGAATTAGTCAATCAATACGATGAATGGTTAGCTGATAAATTAGCTAGCAATTGGATCAAATCAATGTTGAACTTGGCTAGCCAAAATCGTTATCCAAAGATGATCAAGCGAGCAGTCGGATTCTTCACAACATTGACTAATGGCAATTATATTGATATTAATATGAATAATACCAATACCTTGTCGTTAATGCGCAAGGATAAGACTATCTTTGATGTCCATGAATTATCAAAAGCAACTACGGTCCAGCTATATATTGCATTGAGACTTGCATTTGTCATTGAAATTTCGGATGTGGTTGATTTGCCAATATTGATCGATGATGCCTTTGTTGATTTTGATCAGGAGAGGTCAGATACGGTTTATAAATTGATCAGGGATGTTTCCAAAGATAATCAAGTGATTTTTGTGACAGCTAACTTAGATCCGAAGTTGTCACAAGAACATGTGCTAAGTTTTGAGGGGGATAAAAATAATGGCTAA
- a CDS encoding 3'-5' exoribonuclease YhaM family protein: protein MAKRITDYKNGEQMSLEAVIKLSDYRLAKNGKNFLSLVFEDKSGQIPGKYWDASEQNAKDFKVGAVVQLDGKRDLYQGKPQVTISRLGVIDPATVDMSQFVQTAPEKISDMENEFEDVFLQITNGTWSRIVRYLFKKFHDQFFTSPAAKTNHHDFQGGLAFHTLSMVRLAEKISDQYPQVNRALLIAGACIHDLGKVIELKGTLGIEYTFEGNMIGHITIVDEEIVLAAKELNMTMDSEDLILLRHMVLSHHGLLEYGSPERPKLLEAEILHDIDVLDASINMITKALDKTDPGKFSERIFGMDNRSFYKHSEK from the coding sequence ATGGCTAAAAGAATTACTGACTATAAAAATGGGGAACAGATGAGTTTGGAAGCAGTTATCAAGCTTTCTGATTATCGTCTCGCTAAGAATGGCAAAAACTTCTTATCATTAGTTTTTGAAGATAAATCTGGTCAAATCCCAGGTAAGTACTGGGATGCCAGTGAACAAAATGCCAAAGACTTTAAGGTTGGCGCAGTGGTTCAGCTTGATGGTAAAAGAGATCTCTATCAAGGTAAGCCTCAGGTGACTATCAGTCGTTTAGGCGTAATTGATCCCGCTACCGTTGATATGTCACAATTCGTTCAAACAGCACCTGAAAAGATCTCAGACATGGAAAACGAATTTGAAGACGTCTTTTTACAAATAACCAACGGAACATGGAGTAGGATCGTGCGATATTTATTCAAGAAATTTCATGATCAATTCTTTACTAGTCCGGCTGCAAAGACGAATCATCATGATTTTCAAGGTGGTTTAGCATTTCACACTCTGAGCATGGTTCGTTTGGCTGAAAAAATTTCTGATCAATATCCTCAAGTAAATCGAGCTTTATTGATTGCTGGTGCATGTATTCATGATCTTGGTAAGGTCATTGAATTAAAGGGGACCTTAGGGATTGAATACACCTTTGAAGGCAACATGATCGGACATATCACGATTGTTGATGAAGAAATCGTGCTTGCTGCTAAAGAACTGAACATGACCATGGATTCAGAAGATTTGATTCTACTACGTCATATGGTACTTTCGCATCATGGATTGTTAGAATATGGTTCACCAGAACGTCCTAAGCTATTAGAAGCCGAGATCTTGCATGATATCGATGTGCTAGATGCTTCGATCAATATGATCACAAAGGCGTTAGATAAGACAGATCCTGGTAAATTCTCAGAAAGAATTTTTGGAATGGATAACCGTTCATTTTACAAGCACTCAGAAAAATAA
- a CDS encoding peptidylprolyl isomerase PrsA, producing the protein MTRWILAIAGLLLVTVVAGCSGNKTVATLKGGRITQNDYYKEMKNSSAGKQQLQTMIISKALENQYGKKVSSKQVDKEYNKYKSQYGSSFSSILQQNGMTTAQFKKNIRTNLLTKVALEDNKKVTNADLKKQWKTYSPKITVSQILVAKKATAQEVIDKLNDGGDFTKLAKQYSTDSATKNKGGKMTPFDSDSSSVDTSLKSAAFKLKKAGDISTEPVKTQYGYSVIKLDKKPAKGKMSDHTAELKSKIYAGWMQDSTVMQSVISKVLKKADVSIKDDDLKDVLAGYVSNTSSKSSSSSSK; encoded by the coding sequence TTGACTAGATGGATCTTAGCAATTGCGGGTCTATTATTAGTAACAGTTGTTGCTGGTTGTTCCGGTAATAAAACCGTTGCTACATTAAAGGGTGGTCGAATCACTCAAAATGATTACTACAAGGAAATGAAGAATTCCTCTGCTGGTAAGCAACAACTACAAACAATGATCATCTCTAAAGCTCTTGAAAACCAATATGGTAAGAAAGTTTCAAGCAAGCAAGTTGATAAAGAATACAACAAATACAAGAGCCAATACGGTTCTTCATTTAGTTCAATTCTTCAACAAAATGGTATGACAACTGCTCAATTCAAGAAGAACATTCGTACTAACCTACTTACTAAAGTAGCTCTTGAAGACAACAAGAAAGTTACAAATGCCGACCTTAAGAAACAATGGAAGACTTACTCACCTAAGATCACAGTTTCTCAAATCTTAGTTGCTAAGAAAGCAACTGCTCAAGAAGTTATTGACAAACTTAACGATGGTGGAGACTTCACTAAGTTAGCAAAACAATATTCAACAGATTCAGCTACAAAGAACAAGGGTGGCAAGATGACACCATTTGATAGCGATAGCTCAAGTGTTGATACATCATTGAAATCAGCTGCCTTCAAACTTAAGAAAGCTGGCGACATTTCAACAGAACCAGTTAAGACTCAATATGGTTACAGTGTTATCAAGCTAGACAAGAAACCTGCTAAGGGTAAGATGAGCGACCATACAGCTGAACTTAAGAGCAAGATTTATGCTGGTTGGATGCAAGATTCAACAGTAATGCAATCTGTTATCTCTAAAGTCTTGAAGAAGGCTGACGTTTCAATCAAGGATGACGATTTGAAAGATGTTCTTGCAGGATATGTTTCAAACACAAGTTCTAAATCATCATCAAGTTCTTCTAAATAA
- a CDS encoding HIT family protein, which yields MDDCIFCKIIRNEIPNITIYEDDDIKAFFDISQVTPGHTLVVPKKHVQNIFEYDEELAEKVFRKIPMLARAIKASNKDIIGMNICQNNGEIAYQSVMHSHVHLVPRYSKNDDFSMTWGDNTGKATNEQLQERADNIKKNLEA from the coding sequence ATGGACGACTGTATTTTTTGTAAAATAATTCGAAATGAGATTCCCAACATCACCATTTATGAAGATGATGATATCAAGGCCTTTTTCGATATCTCGCAAGTTACACCCGGACATACATTAGTAGTTCCAAAGAAACATGTTCAAAATATTTTTGAATATGATGAGGAATTAGCTGAAAAAGTCTTCAGAAAGATTCCTATGCTTGCTCGTGCTATCAAAGCTTCGAACAAGGATATAATCGGTATGAACATTTGCCAAAACAATGGTGAGATCGCATATCAAAGCGTCATGCACTCACACGTCCATTTGGTACCTCGTTACTCGAAGAATGATGACTTCTCAATGACTTGGGGAGACAACACTGGTAAAGCAACTAACGAGCAACTCCAAGAACGTGCTGACAATATCAAGAAAAACTTGGAGGCTTAA
- a CDS encoding ABC transporter ATP-binding protein: MTLEIKDLTGGYGQVAVLKKESFTVQDGQVVGLIGLNGAGKSTTIKHIIGLLTPRGGQILIDGMSLNQDVENYRKKIAYVPEMPILYPELTLKEHIELTIMAYGLDHDKTWESANRLLKTFRLDNKLDWFPQNFSKGMKQKVMIVCAFMTDARLFIIDEPFTGLDPLAVNDLLNIVEEKKQQGCSVLMSTHILATVQDHADKFILLNHGQVRADGTLDELKAKFDMQDANLDDIYIKMSHEDL, from the coding sequence ATGACTTTAGAAATTAAAGATTTAACAGGTGGCTATGGTCAAGTAGCTGTCCTTAAAAAAGAATCGTTTACAGTCCAAGATGGTCAAGTTGTTGGTTTAATTGGATTAAACGGTGCCGGAAAATCAACGACGATCAAACATATCATTGGTCTTTTAACGCCCCGAGGCGGACAAATCTTGATTGATGGGATGAGTCTGAATCAAGACGTCGAAAATTACCGTAAAAAGATTGCTTACGTTCCAGAAATGCCGATCCTTTATCCAGAATTGACTTTGAAAGAACATATTGAATTAACAATTATGGCGTATGGACTTGATCACGACAAGACTTGGGAAAGTGCTAATCGCTTGTTGAAGACTTTCCGTTTAGACAATAAGTTAGATTGGTTCCCACAAAACTTCTCAAAGGGTATGAAACAAAAAGTTATGATCGTTTGTGCGTTCATGACTGATGCAAGACTTTTTATCATTGATGAGCCATTTACTGGTTTGGATCCATTGGCAGTCAATGATTTGTTGAATATTGTCGAAGAAAAGAAACAGCAGGGATGTTCAGTATTGATGTCAACGCATATTTTAGCGACTGTTCAAGACCATGCTGATAAATTCATTCTGCTTAATCACGGACAGGTACGTGCTGATGGCACATTAGATGAATTAAAGGCTAAGTTTGATATGCAAGATGCAAATCTTGATGATATCTACATTAAAATGTCTCACGAGGATTTATAG
- a CDS encoding ABC transporter permease encodes MIELWKERLRRHQLDQFKYLRLIFNDTFVLAFIVLLGALGFWYSNILKTIHGELWFGKIVVVLLLFIGAQAGHLATLMEDPDSTFLLVREKEFYQYFKSAENYSRAVPIVLIAIVTFLLSPFAFQAASISVLNIVLLGVSAAAFKMLMLDVELLGLYNHHSIFGINLRLFVNVIYLILLFVSIYTFPAIAAIVSIIAWLVVTTQTKKLAESGQLQWQKAISDENQRMFRVKRFYNLFTDVPGVTSKIKRRKWLDFLFNGIKLDHKNTYLYLFARGVVRNNEYMGLFVRLTIVQVVLLALIDNFYISLICEMLFIYLVGFQLKPYFKEVMQNLMQRLYPVSSQSKIHDFTKISNIMLLIQWFVSIFAIVYKFGFSTNSVIILAAGLVVIIFLNYFYMPHQLKKYLSNGEY; translated from the coding sequence ATGATAGAACTGTGGAAAGAAAGATTAAGAAGACATCAACTTGATCAATTTAAATATTTACGTTTAATTTTTAACGATACCTTTGTCTTAGCATTCATTGTCTTGTTAGGTGCTTTAGGATTTTGGTATTCAAACATCTTAAAAACAATACACGGTGAATTATGGTTCGGGAAAATTGTTGTCGTGTTGTTATTGTTTATCGGTGCCCAAGCTGGACATTTGGCAACATTAATGGAAGATCCTGATAGTACTTTCCTATTAGTTAGGGAGAAGGAATTTTATCAGTACTTCAAATCAGCTGAAAATTACAGTCGTGCTGTTCCGATTGTGCTGATTGCAATTGTGACATTTTTACTATCGCCATTTGCATTTCAAGCTGCCTCAATTTCGGTCCTAAATATTGTGTTACTAGGGGTCTCCGCTGCAGCATTTAAAATGTTAATGTTGGATGTTGAATTGCTGGGATTGTATAACCATCATTCTATATTTGGAATCAACTTACGCTTATTTGTTAACGTAATTTATTTGATTCTCCTTTTTGTATCGATCTACACATTCCCAGCCATCGCTGCGATTGTTTCCATCATCGCTTGGCTAGTCGTTACTACACAAACTAAGAAACTGGCAGAATCAGGTCAGTTACAATGGCAAAAAGCAATTTCAGATGAGAATCAAAGAATGTTCAGAGTCAAAAGATTTTATAACTTATTTACTGACGTACCAGGTGTTACCAGCAAGATCAAACGTCGTAAATGGCTTGATTTCTTATTTAATGGTATCAAGCTTGATCATAAGAACACTTACTTATATTTGTTTGCTCGTGGAGTGGTCAGAAACAATGAATACATGGGATTATTTGTTCGCTTAACTATCGTTCAAGTAGTTTTGTTGGCATTGATCGATAACTTCTATATCTCATTGATCTGCGAAATGCTGTTCATTTATTTGGTCGGTTTCCAATTGAAACCTTACTTTAAAGAAGTTATGCAAAACTTAATGCAGAGACTTTATCCAGTCAGCTCACAAAGCAAGATCCATGACTTTACTAAAATCAGTAATATCATGTTGCTGATCCAATGGTTCGTTAGCATTTTTGCAATTGTCTATAAATTTGGTTTCAGTACCAACAGCGTGATAATCCTAGCAGCAGGTTTAGTAGTTATTATTTTCTTGAATTATTTCTACATGCCTCATCAATTAAAAAAATATTTAAGTAACGGAGAGTATTAA
- the trmB gene encoding tRNA (guanosine(46)-N7)-methyltransferase TrmB has translation MRLRNKPWAKDMINENLDLISIQPEGMQGKWQSKFEKEQPLFLEVGSGKGRFITELAKQNPQNNYIAMEVQEGAIALLLKKQVENRLPNLQLLLDNGSKLTELFGESEVDGIYLNFSDPWPKTRHEKRRLTYKAFLQQYKTVLKDDGYVRFKTDNQGLFEYSLISMNNFGMKFDELSLDLHNDEALNQNNIQTEYEEKFSKKGFRINYLKAHFEK, from the coding sequence ATGCGATTAAGAAATAAGCCTTGGGCTAAAGACATGATCAATGAAAACTTAGACTTGATCTCAATTCAACCAGAAGGCATGCAAGGTAAGTGGCAATCAAAATTTGAAAAAGAACAGCCACTATTTTTAGAAGTTGGTTCTGGCAAAGGTAGATTCATTACAGAATTAGCCAAACAGAATCCTCAAAATAACTACATCGCCATGGAAGTTCAAGAGGGAGCGATTGCTTTACTTCTTAAAAAACAAGTTGAAAATCGTTTGCCCAATTTACAATTGCTTTTAGACAATGGTTCAAAATTGACTGAGTTATTTGGTGAAAGCGAAGTTGATGGAATCTATTTGAACTTTTCAGATCCATGGCCAAAAACTAGACACGAAAAAAGAAGGCTTACATATAAAGCCTTCTTACAACAATATAAGACCGTTTTAAAAGATGACGGTTACGTTAGATTCAAGACGGACAATCAGGGATTATTCGAATATTCATTGATCAGTATGAATAATTTTGGAATGAAGTTTGATGAACTATCATTAGATCTCCACAATGATGAAGCTTTGAATCAAAACAACATTCAAACTGAATATGAAGAAAAGTTCTCAAAAAAAGGCTTCAGGATCAATTACCTGAAAGCCCATTTTGAAAAATAG
- a CDS encoding thioredoxin family protein, whose translation MMKKFEDFGTTDLKAVTKEGKYILFFYADWCPDCKFIEPKLPELEQEYSDFQWISFNRDNNMEIARDLDIMGIPSFVIIENGEEIGRLVNKDRKTKDEVESFVNSVINK comes from the coding sequence ATTATGAAAAAATTTGAAGATTTTGGTACTACTGACTTGAAAGCGGTAACTAAAGAGGGCAAGTATATATTATTTTTCTATGCTGACTGGTGCCCAGACTGCAAATTTATCGAACCAAAACTACCAGAGCTTGAACAAGAATATTCCGATTTCCAATGGATAAGTTTTAATCGCGATAATAATATGGAAATTGCACGTGATTTGGATATCATGGGTATTCCTAGCTTTGTTATTATTGAAAATGGCGAAGAAATTGGTAGACTAGTTAATAAAGACCGTAAAACAAAAGATGAGGTTGAGTCATTTGTAAATTCGGTCATTAATAAATAA
- the ytpR gene encoding YtpR family tRNA-binding protein, giving the protein MLLSFYNPDVLGDVLIVELADDTNVKQASTKNDDVVRIYNSETNETIGFNFFGVAEELNLTENGQLHLDAGQVDILNSHILEAGFKDTLAEDNAPKFVIGHVDEMVAHPDSDHLHITQTDVGLDKPVQIVCGAPNIDQGQLVVVALPGAVMPTGMEIWPGELRGVDSYGMICSAKELGIPNAPKKRGILVLDEGKAGDAFDFVAAEKMFE; this is encoded by the coding sequence TTGTTATTAAGTTTTTATAATCCGGACGTTTTAGGTGACGTCTTAATAGTAGAGTTGGCAGATGATACCAACGTTAAACAAGCTTCCACTAAGAATGATGATGTTGTTAGGATCTACAACAGCGAAACTAATGAAACCATTGGTTTTAACTTTTTTGGAGTAGCAGAAGAGCTTAACTTGACTGAAAATGGTCAGTTGCATCTGGATGCTGGACAAGTAGATATTCTTAACTCTCACATTCTTGAAGCAGGTTTCAAGGATACATTAGCAGAGGATAATGCTCCTAAGTTTGTCATCGGTCACGTTGATGAGATGGTTGCCCATCCAGATTCAGACCATTTACACATTACACAGACAGATGTTGGACTTGATAAGCCCGTTCAAATCGTTTGTGGCGCACCTAATATCGATCAAGGACAATTAGTTGTTGTTGCTTTACCTGGTGCAGTTATGCCTACTGGTATGGAAATCTGGCCCGGTGAATTACGAGGGGTAGATAGTTACGGAATGATTTGTTCTGCAAAGGAACTAGGAATACCAAACGCGCCTAAGAAGCGTGGAATCCTAGTTTTAGATGAGGGAAAAGCCGGCGATGCTTTTGATTTCGTTGCCGCAGAAAAAATGTTCGAGTAG
- the murC gene encoding UDP-N-acetylmuramate--L-alanine ligase: protein MEKTVYHFVGIKGTGMSALALILKDLGYEVQGSDIDKYTFTQRGLEQAGIKIMPFDEKNIHEGLTVIKGNAFDDDQVEIRKARDLDLPIVTYPQMVGKLVSEYTSIGIAGSHGKTSTTGLLAHTLSGIAKTSYLIGDGTGKGEKDAKFFVFEADEYRRHFLDYSPDYLVITNIDFDHPDYFFGGINDVVDAFESEARKTKKGIFIWGEDKHARNIKADAPIYYYGLNESDDIRATNIKRTVKGSSFDVSIKGEDIGNFQVPLFGEHNVLNSLAVIGVGHMEHLDHALINRELQTFSGVKRRFSEKQVADMTIIDDYAHHPQEIKATIDAARQKYPDKEVIAVFQPHTYTRTLALMDDFAKSLDLADKVYLTNIFGSIREKHGDISSKDLGNKIHKGGEVLTLENMSPLLDYHNAVIIFMGAGDVQKYETAYEHLLSTLNPNQQ, encoded by the coding sequence ATGGAAAAGACAGTTTATCATTTTGTTGGAATTAAAGGTACAGGAATGAGTGCGTTGGCACTTATTTTGAAAGACTTAGGATATGAAGTCCAAGGTTCAGATATTGATAAATATACTTTCACGCAACGTGGACTAGAGCAAGCTGGCATCAAGATCATGCCGTTTGATGAAAAAAATATACATGAAGGCCTAACTGTTATTAAAGGTAACGCCTTTGATGATGACCAAGTTGAAATCAGAAAAGCTCGCGATTTGGATCTACCAATCGTTACATATCCACAAATGGTCGGTAAGCTCGTGTCTGAATACACTTCGATCGGGATTGCTGGATCTCATGGTAAGACGAGTACTACAGGTCTTTTAGCTCATACCTTAAGCGGTATTGCAAAGACTTCTTATCTTATCGGTGATGGTACTGGTAAAGGTGAAAAGGATGCAAAATTCTTCGTGTTTGAAGCTGACGAATATCGTCGTCACTTCTTAGATTATTCACCAGATTACTTAGTTATCACTAATATTGATTTTGACCATCCAGATTACTTCTTTGGTGGAATCAATGATGTTGTCGATGCTTTCGAATCAGAAGCTCGAAAGACTAAGAAGGGTATCTTCATTTGGGGCGAAGACAAGCACGCCAGAAATATCAAAGCAGACGCACCTATTTACTACTACGGTTTAAATGAATCTGATGATATCAGAGCTACAAACATCAAACGTACAGTTAAGGGATCATCTTTTGATGTCTCAATCAAGGGTGAAGATATTGGTAACTTCCAAGTTCCACTATTTGGCGAACACAATGTCTTGAATTCACTTGCAGTTATTGGCGTTGGTCATATGGAACATTTGGATCATGCTTTGATCAATCGTGAATTGCAAACATTCAGTGGCGTTAAGAGACGTTTCAGCGAAAAACAAGTTGCTGATATGACAATTATTGATGACTACGCTCATCATCCACAAGAAATCAAAGCTACGATTGATGCCGCTAGACAAAAGTATCCTGACAAAGAGGTAATTGCTGTTTTCCAACCTCACACATATACAAGAACATTAGCTCTCATGGATGATTTTGCTAAATCATTGGACTTAGCTGATAAAGTTTATCTAACCAATATTTTTGGTTCGATCCGTGAGAAGCATGGTGATATTTCAAGTAAAGACCTTGGAAACAAAATCCATAAGGGTGGAGAGGTATTAACACTCGAAAATATGTCCCCACTTTTGGATTATCACAATGCCGTAATCATCTTCATGGGTGCTGGGGATGTTCAAAAATATGAAACAGCATACGAACATCTACTAAGTACCTTGAATCCTAATCAACAATAA
- the greA gene encoding transcription elongation factor GreA, with protein sequence MEPTFHKMTPDGYKDIEQEIVDLKQKRPSLIKRLAAAAALGDRSENAEYSSSKRDLGQLNGRLHYLEKQLKYANVVKPADNDILDIGKYVTIEFMDDHEQETYQLVGEHEANLDQNKVSFTSPIGKALNNHKENDIVTVTAPNGSYQVKIIKLNK encoded by the coding sequence ATGGAACCAACTTTCCACAAAATGACTCCTGACGGGTACAAAGATATCGAACAAGAAATTGTTGATTTGAAACAAAAACGTCCCAGTTTGATCAAAAGATTGGCGGCAGCTGCTGCTTTAGGCGACCGTTCTGAAAACGCTGAATATAGCAGTTCAAAGCGTGATTTGGGACAGTTGAATGGGCGTTTGCATTATTTGGAAAAACAATTGAAATATGCCAACGTTGTAAAACCCGCTGATAACGACATACTGGATATTGGAAAATATGTCACGATTGAATTCATGGACGATCACGAGCAAGAAACTTACCAATTAGTGGGCGAACATGAGGCTAATTTGGATCAAAATAAGGTTTCCTTCACGTCCCCAATTGGCAAAGCGTTAAACAATCATAAGGAAAACGATATTGTAACCGTCACAGCTCCAAATGGATCTTATCAGGTAAAAATTATTAAACTAAATAAATAG